A segment of the uncultured Desulfobulbus sp. genome:
GCTAAAGATTGCAAGCCAATAGCCTTCTACAAGGAAAAATTAATTCAACATAGGGACACCTTGAAAATGAGGCTGGAGTGTCTCTCTCACTCCTCCCTTTGGTTGAATTTTAGAGAAATGGTGCCAAAAATTCGGACAAGGCCAACAATGAAGGAGAGCCATTTGTTGTAATTTTTTATGAGAAAATCTTCTTCAGCAATAAATCTAATTAATCAACGCTACCGGTATATTCCCCGTGGAAAATAGATTGTCAGTTTTAGATGGTTGGCGCGGTATAGCCATATTATTCGTCCTTGCTGGACATTTGTTGCCATTAGGCCCTAAAATGTGGCATATGAATTATGCTTTTGCGGCAACGGGAATGGTGATTTTTTTCAATTTGTCTGGTTTTTTAATCACCAATATTCTTCTCCACAACCAAAATATCGCCACCTTTCTTACAAAGAGATTAATACGTATAGTTCCGCTGGCCTGGCTTACATTGGTGGTCACGTTTACCTGCGCCCCTGTCGAGAAGCAGGCTCTTCTTCCCCATTTTTTATTTTACGCCAACTGGGGGAACCCTATGGCTTTAACGGGCCAAACCAGCCACTTCTGGAGCCTCTGCTTAGAAATGCAGTTCTATGCTGCTATCGCAGGACTCGTTTTAATTTTCAAAAAAAACGCGTTTTATCTACTTCCTTTTTTTTGTTTACTTATCACCATAAACCGCTGGCACAACAATGTCGGTCTTGCAATTAACACGGATTATCGTCTTGATGAAATATTAGCTGGCTGTATATTGGCCCTTGTATTTAACAGCAGCAACAATCTAATAAAAAAAATTATCTCCAGCTTAAACCCTATCTTGCTTTTTCTGCTTGTTCTGATTTCCGCTCACCCCATGGGCGGATTTTTCATGTATCTCAGGCCATATTTCAGCATGGCAATGGTCGGGGCTACTCTATTTAGTGACCGCCCGGCAATCCTCAACCGTTGGTTGAGCGGGAAGTTCCTCTTTTATATCGCAACTATTTCATATGCTCTCTATGTCATTCATGGTGGCCTTCGTTACACGTGGCTGGGAGAGGGGGACAAGGTAATACGCTATCTCAAGCGTCCCCTTTATTTCATGGTCACATTTGCGCTAGCCCACCTTTCCACCTTTTACTTTGAAAAAAAGTGGATTGCCTTTGGAAAAAGGATCACAATGAGGCACACTAAAATTATCTCATAATTATTTATTGTGATTACCAACAAAGCTCAGCTCAAATTATTTCTCAAGAGTTGCGTTTCGTAGGCAGATGTTGTTTCCTGCCCAATGAAAGACACAGCAGGCACGGAACTG
Coding sequences within it:
- a CDS encoding acyltransferase, whose translation is MSVLDGWRGIAILFVLAGHLLPLGPKMWHMNYAFAATGMVIFFNLSGFLITNILLHNQNIATFLTKRLIRIVPLAWLTLVVTFTCAPVEKQALLPHFLFYANWGNPMALTGQTSHFWSLCLEMQFYAAIAGLVLIFKKNAFYLLPFFCLLITINRWHNNVGLAINTDYRLDEILAGCILALVFNSSNNLIKKIISSLNPILLFLLVLISAHPMGGFFMYLRPYFSMAMVGATLFSDRPAILNRWLSGKFLFYIATISYALYVIHGGLRYTWLGEGDKVIRYLKRPLYFMVTFALAHLSTFYFEKKWIAFGKRITMRHTKIIS